The nucleotide sequence GAGAAATGGCCGAAGAATTGGATGCTGAAGAAGCTGAAGAAGCTGCCAACGAAGATCGAGTTCGAAAGCGTCGAGTTTACCTACGTAGAGATCGTGAAGAAGCAGGTAAAAATTTACACAAACATTATTTTTCAGAGCATCCAACTTATCTTGATCGTTGGTTTAGAAGACATTTTAGAATGAGTAGAGATTTATTTTTATGCATCCAAAATGACATACTTAGTTATGATGTAGAACCTTTACCTAGTCATTTCGAGTATTTTAAACAAAAAAGAGATGCGCTTGGTAGACTAGGTTTTAATACTGAGCAAAAGA is from Rutidosis leptorrhynchoides isolate AG116_Rl617_1_P2 chromosome 10, CSIRO_AGI_Rlap_v1, whole genome shotgun sequence and encodes:
- the LOC139870590 gene encoding uncharacterized protein, with the protein product MAEELDAEEAEEAANEDRVRKRRVYLRRDREEAGKNLHKHYFSEHPTYLDRWFRRHFRMSRDLFLCIQNDILSYDVEPLPSHFEYFKQKRDALGRLGFNTEQKITYALRQLAYGTAADMFDEYLQMSEATSIICLNMFCKCVLQLYVDEYLRKPTSGDIAHLYSAHEEKHGFKGMLGSIDCMHWQWRNCPVA